A single genomic interval of Vibrio maritimus harbors:
- a CDS encoding ISNCY family transposase — protein sequence MNDSDINRFKVIQDVCDRRIRRVDAADILDLSVRQVQRLMNRLREFGAVGLTHQARGKPSNNRYPSDYRDTVLKLIRDHYSDFSPTLAREKLLELHSLPVSNETLRSWMIADGLWTPHSQRKPKVYQPRYRRDCLGELVQIDGSHHDWFEGRADKCCLLVFIDDATGRLMNLRFSETESAFDYMLTTREYLNEHGKPVAFYSDKHSIFRVNQEKQKQVGQTQYARVLKELGIELICANSSQAKGRVERVNLTLQDRLVKEMRLQGINTIEEANAWLPYFIADFNRRFAKPAMYPKNMHRKVRETTQELDDIFSWQEIRKLSKSLTFQYDKVVYLIEPNEENTRLVHEHVKVLDYPNGDIAIVYGHRKLEFKIFDKLEHVQQTQIVDNKRLGQVLKFAQQQQEEFERQQKRTRSKKAPKRRAQQRALQEQLRAINPVLITPETFKASKSKT from the coding sequence ATGAATGATTCTGATATCAATCGTTTTAAAGTAATCCAAGATGTTTGCGATCGTAGGATCCGACGAGTCGACGCGGCAGACATCCTTGATTTGAGTGTTCGCCAAGTTCAGAGGCTTATGAATCGCCTGAGGGAATTCGGTGCTGTAGGATTGACTCACCAAGCTCGAGGTAAGCCAAGTAATAACCGCTATCCTAGTGACTACCGAGACACAGTTTTAAAACTGATTCGTGATCACTATTCTGATTTTTCTCCAACGCTTGCTAGAGAAAAACTATTGGAGTTACATAGCCTTCCAGTATCTAACGAGACCTTACGAAGTTGGATGATTGCAGATGGTTTATGGACGCCACATTCGCAACGCAAGCCTAAAGTTTACCAACCTCGCTACCGACGTGATTGTTTGGGCGAGCTCGTTCAAATTGATGGCTCTCACCATGATTGGTTTGAAGGACGCGCTGACAAATGTTGTTTACTGGTCTTTATCGATGATGCGACTGGCCGCCTGATGAATTTAAGGTTCAGCGAAACCGAATCGGCCTTTGATTACATGCTAACAACGAGAGAATATCTTAATGAACACGGCAAACCCGTAGCGTTCTACAGCGATAAGCATTCGATTTTTCGGGTGAATCAGGAAAAGCAAAAACAAGTCGGTCAAACTCAATATGCCCGTGTATTAAAAGAGTTAGGTATTGAACTGATATGTGCGAACAGCTCTCAAGCTAAAGGTCGTGTGGAGCGAGTAAACTTGACGCTACAAGACCGACTCGTCAAAGAGATGCGCTTACAAGGAATTAACACCATCGAAGAAGCGAATGCTTGGCTTCCCTACTTCATTGCCGATTTCAATCGACGCTTTGCTAAGCCGGCAATGTATCCGAAAAACATGCATCGAAAAGTGCGTGAAACCACACAGGAACTCGACGATATTTTCAGTTGGCAAGAAATACGTAAACTCTCTAAATCGTTGACATTTCAATATGACAAAGTGGTTTATCTTATTGAGCCAAATGAAGAAAATACTCGCTTAGTTCACGAGCATGTCAAAGTCTTAGACTATCCCAACGGAGACATTGCGATTGTGTATGGCCACAGAAAGTTGGAATTCAAAATTTTCGATAAGCTTGAGCATGTTCAACAAACCCAAATTGTCGACAACAAGCGATTAGGTCAAGTACTAAAGTTTGCTCAACAGCAGCAAGAAGAATTCGAGCGACAACAGAAACGCACACGGAGCAAAAAAGCCCCTAAACGCAGAGCTCAACAAAGAGCGCTTCAGGAACAACTAAGGGCTATAAACCCAGTTCTCATCACACCAGAAACCTTCAAAGCATCTAAGAGTAAAACCTAA
- a CDS encoding YoaH family protein: MFDDLTLSHEEQQAAVEKIQELMKQGISTAQAIKMVAEEIRAEQSDKDS; encoded by the coding sequence ATGTTTGATGATTTAACGTTAAGCCACGAAGAACAGCAAGCCGCAGTAGAAAAAATCCAAGAGCTTATGAAGCAGGGCATTAGTACTGCTCAAGCAATCAAGATGGTTGCTGAAGAGATCCGCGCTGAACAAAGCGACAAAGACAGCTAA